One genomic region from Rothia dentocariosa ATCC 17931 encodes:
- a CDS encoding RidA family protein, which yields MTESRYELSIRELGYQLPEVAAPVAAYVPAVVSGNYVYTSGQLPFVSGQLPATGKVSDSGDSTFVTPQDAKKYAAIAVLNALAAVKSVIGDLDRVKKVVKVVGFVASDPEFTGQPGVINGASELLGEIFGEAGTHARSAVGVPVLPLDSPVEVEIIVEYV from the coding sequence ATGACTGAATCCCGTTACGAACTGAGCATTCGTGAACTCGGCTACCAACTTCCCGAAGTCGCAGCCCCTGTCGCCGCCTATGTACCCGCCGTGGTGAGCGGAAACTATGTGTATACCTCCGGGCAGCTTCCGTTCGTCAGCGGTCAGCTGCCCGCCACCGGTAAAGTCTCGGATTCGGGTGACTCAACATTCGTGACCCCTCAGGACGCCAAGAAGTACGCCGCCATTGCAGTGCTGAATGCGCTTGCCGCTGTGAAGTCCGTTATCGGCGACCTTGACCGGGTGAAGAAGGTCGTGAAAGTTGTGGGGTTCGTGGCATCTGACCCGGAATTTACCGGTCAGCCCGGCGTGATCAACGGCGCCTCTGAGCTGTTAGGTGAGATCTTTGGTGAGGCTGGTACGCATGCCCGCTCGGCGGTCGGTGTTCCGGTGCTTCCGCTGGACTCTCCCGTTGAGGTTGAAATCATCGTCGAGTACGTCTAA
- a CDS encoding NAD(P)-dependent oxidoreductase, protein MKILVSGATGNVGHLVVEQALARGHEVVALARNPQNLQLEHPNLTTGAVDILDAQVLKPWLQGVDAVISTVGIGTSKTPTTLYSAGTKNLLDAMQEHGVSRLVVISSEVAEHWAHQGLFKLWVVLPLLQHFLGATYDDMRRMDVVLWESTAQWTAVRAPRIQPMKAKGSYRLDAHKPLRRGWMITPADMATALLDIAEREDLNRQHVYVAN, encoded by the coding sequence ATGAAAATTTTAGTATCTGGTGCTACCGGAAACGTGGGTCATTTGGTCGTGGAACAGGCGCTTGCGCGTGGTCATGAGGTAGTTGCACTTGCCCGAAACCCGCAGAACCTTCAGCTTGAACACCCGAACCTAACTACAGGCGCTGTAGATATTCTTGATGCTCAGGTCCTCAAACCCTGGCTTCAAGGCGTAGATGCGGTCATTAGTACCGTGGGGATTGGCACCTCGAAAACGCCGACAACCCTTTACTCTGCCGGGACAAAGAATCTTCTGGACGCTATGCAGGAGCACGGGGTATCACGTTTGGTTGTGATCTCTTCGGAGGTCGCCGAACATTGGGCTCATCAAGGGCTCTTCAAGCTATGGGTGGTATTGCCGCTGCTACAACACTTTTTGGGTGCAACCTACGATGATATGCGGCGTATGGATGTGGTGTTGTGGGAAAGTACCGCGCAGTGGACGGCGGTGCGTGCCCCTCGCATTCAGCCGATGAAAGCTAAAGGTTCCTATCGATTAGATGCCCACAAGCCGCTTCGACGCGGCTGGATGATTACCCCGGCGGATATGGCTACTGCGTTGCTCGATATTGCCGAACGTGAGGACCTGAACCGGCAGCACGTCTATGTTGCTAATTAA
- the aroQ gene encoding type II 3-dehydroquinate dehydratase — protein MSATIFVLNGPNLNLLGQRRPEVYGYTTLHDIELMVRERAALHGFDIEFMQSNHEGVLVDEIQRARTRGAAIIINPAAYTHTSVALHDALEAAELPVVEVHLSNVHRREEFRHHSYVSPQATAVIAGAGAYGYVMAVDFLAQHLESE, from the coding sequence ATGTCTGCAACGATTTTTGTTCTGAACGGCCCTAATCTGAATCTGCTGGGGCAGCGTCGCCCCGAGGTGTACGGGTACACAACCCTGCACGATATTGAACTGATGGTGCGCGAGCGCGCCGCCCTGCACGGCTTCGATATTGAGTTTATGCAGTCCAATCATGAGGGTGTGTTGGTGGATGAGATTCAGCGTGCACGCACCCGTGGCGCGGCGATTATTATCAACCCGGCGGCGTACACGCACACGTCGGTGGCGCTTCACGATGCGCTGGAGGCTGCCGAGCTGCCCGTCGTCGAGGTTCACCTCTCGAATGTGCACCGACGCGAGGAGTTTAGGCATCATTCGTATGTGTCCCCGCAGGCAACAGCGGTGATCGCCGGGGCAGGCGCCTACGGGTACGTGATGGCGGTAGATTTCTTGGCGCAGCATCTAGAGTCGGAGTAG
- the nth gene encoding endonuclease III, with protein sequence MSASAPKSTTDTAPELQLTEEERELLSIRTVPEFEAAQAARRRAKALAKAPESHLATVRRARKINRILGETYPYAVAELDFTNAFELLIATVLSAQTTDVRVNQVTPALFARYPDAPALAAATEEEVEPYIQSLGFYRAKAKSIVKLARQLTDDYDGEVPGTLDKLVKLAGVGRKTANVVLGNAFGVPGLTVDTHFGRLARRMGFTTEDDPVKVEHDVAELIEPREWTDFSHRMVYHGRRICHARKPASGVCPIADLCPSWGEGETDETKARKLMKYEMAPGRERLHLRFLTGATRRQLHAEGYPLSA encoded by the coding sequence ATGAGCGCATCCGCACCGAAAAGCACCACCGACACAGCCCCAGAGCTACAGCTCACCGAAGAAGAACGTGAACTGCTAAGCATCCGCACCGTGCCCGAGTTTGAGGCGGCACAAGCGGCACGCCGCCGCGCGAAAGCACTCGCCAAAGCCCCCGAAAGCCACCTTGCCACCGTGCGCCGAGCCCGCAAAATCAACCGCATCCTGGGCGAAACTTACCCCTACGCCGTGGCTGAACTCGACTTCACGAACGCCTTTGAACTGCTGATCGCCACGGTGCTCTCGGCGCAAACCACCGATGTGCGCGTCAATCAGGTAACCCCGGCGCTCTTCGCCCGCTACCCGGATGCGCCCGCCCTCGCCGCCGCCACCGAAGAAGAAGTCGAACCCTATATTCAATCCCTCGGGTTCTACCGCGCCAAAGCGAAATCTATCGTCAAACTCGCCCGCCAGCTCACCGACGACTACGACGGAGAAGTGCCCGGAACACTCGATAAACTGGTGAAACTGGCAGGAGTCGGGCGCAAAACCGCAAACGTGGTACTCGGTAACGCTTTCGGGGTACCCGGGCTGACCGTCGATACCCATTTCGGCAGGCTCGCGCGGCGCATGGGATTCACCACCGAAGACGATCCCGTCAAAGTCGAACACGACGTTGCCGAGCTTATCGAACCGCGCGAATGGACCGACTTCTCACACCGCATGGTCTACCACGGGCGGCGTATCTGCCACGCCCGCAAACCCGCCAGCGGAGTCTGCCCCATCGCCGACCTGTGCCCATCCTGGGGTGAAGGCGAGACGGACGAAACCAAAGCGCGTAAACTCATGAAATATGAAATGGCACCCGGTCGTGAACGCCTGCACCTGCGCTTCCTCACCGGTGCCACACGCCGCCAACTGCACGCCGAAGGATACCCGCTGAGTGCCTAA
- a CDS encoding bifunctional 3'-5' exonuclease/DNA polymerase has protein sequence MYILVVPLDAPASGSVIPLDAHPARAHTGTGTSGLGSPSSPAFWGVFHVESLAPAQLSGPHTKLNILRADRVSTGNLPAYVREVERRSDPRINPESKQPHARWIWADTRTIAPILLRKGVRVQLCHDMRLVQRILRTASTHPSGHVRYDPVLDLAQDTVEKPAGKLPVARQIAGQGELFGDDFLTAAEENTVSGHEAAPPTLTSADTELVHQHLDEFTAQLRAIATGAHPERLRLLAAAESAGSLVAAEIEYYGIPFDTAAHDAHLTEILGPRPPEGEHPAKLMELAEQIRADLFAPHLNPDSPQELLRALHAAGVNVPSTRSYVLKGWAEETATQRERRWALIEPILRYKKLYRIFTANGWSWADSWVRNGRFRPHLEVGGAATGRWGASGGGALQLPAEIRSAILAPEGEVFLVSDGSQIEPRILAALSHDEALASAGRGTDMYAGIAELARLEGVALTERAQAKVGLLAIMYGGRSGEIGALLPHVAKLFPRAMEFTERAARIGEVGGQVTTFLGRTSPAPDERFKRTVADRSTPAAESRAVSLSRSYGRMTRNFVVQGTAAEWALCWMGRVRSRLLTETVFGMPMRTKIVYFLHDELLLCGPKLEAERVERILRESAAEAARLLFGTVPVEFPVSVTVTTNYAEGK, from the coding sequence GTGTACATTCTCGTTGTTCCCCTCGATGCGCCCGCCAGCGGTTCGGTCATTCCGCTGGATGCGCATCCCGCGCGTGCCCACACGGGCACGGGAACATCGGGGCTGGGTTCCCCTTCCTCCCCCGCTTTTTGGGGAGTTTTTCACGTCGAATCTCTTGCCCCGGCGCAGCTGTCCGGGCCTCATACGAAACTCAATATTCTGCGTGCCGACCGCGTGAGTACCGGGAATCTGCCCGCCTATGTGCGCGAAGTCGAACGCCGCTCTGACCCGCGTATTAACCCCGAGTCGAAGCAACCGCACGCACGCTGGATATGGGCTGACACCCGCACGATTGCGCCTATTCTGCTGCGCAAAGGGGTGCGGGTTCAGCTATGCCACGATATGCGCCTGGTACAGCGAATTCTGCGCACCGCGAGCACTCACCCGAGCGGGCATGTTCGTTATGACCCCGTTCTCGACCTGGCGCAGGATACTGTCGAAAAACCTGCGGGTAAGCTGCCCGTCGCACGCCAAATTGCTGGTCAGGGCGAGCTTTTCGGGGACGACTTTTTGACGGCGGCGGAAGAAAATACTGTATCTGGTCATGAGGCGGCGCCCCCAACACTGACATCGGCAGATACCGAGCTGGTGCACCAGCATCTCGACGAATTTACCGCGCAGCTGCGGGCGATCGCCACCGGTGCGCATCCCGAAAGGCTGCGGTTATTGGCGGCGGCGGAATCGGCAGGATCCCTGGTCGCGGCAGAAATCGAATACTACGGAATTCCCTTTGACACCGCCGCGCATGATGCCCATTTGACTGAGATTTTGGGCCCGCGCCCGCCTGAAGGCGAGCATCCCGCCAAGCTGATGGAGCTTGCCGAGCAGATTCGCGCCGACCTTTTCGCGCCCCATCTGAACCCGGATTCCCCGCAGGAACTTTTACGCGCGCTTCACGCCGCCGGGGTGAACGTACCCAGTACCCGCTCCTATGTGCTCAAGGGCTGGGCTGAGGAGACTGCCACGCAGCGGGAACGGCGGTGGGCGCTCATCGAGCCCATCCTCAGGTACAAGAAGCTGTACCGCATCTTTACGGCGAACGGGTGGTCTTGGGCGGATTCCTGGGTGCGCAACGGTCGTTTTCGCCCGCATCTTGAAGTTGGAGGCGCCGCGACCGGGCGGTGGGGCGCATCCGGTGGCGGGGCTCTGCAGCTTCCCGCCGAGATCCGTTCGGCAATTCTAGCTCCCGAAGGCGAGGTTTTTCTCGTTTCTGACGGTTCGCAGATTGAGCCGCGCATCCTGGCGGCGCTCAGCCACGACGAGGCGCTGGCATCGGCGGGCCGCGGCACCGATATGTATGCGGGAATCGCCGAACTCGCCCGGCTTGAGGGCGTGGCGCTCACCGAACGCGCACAGGCTAAGGTGGGGCTTCTCGCCATTATGTACGGCGGGCGCAGCGGAGAGATTGGGGCGCTGCTGCCGCATGTTGCCAAGCTTTTTCCGCGTGCGATGGAGTTTACGGAACGTGCGGCGCGCATCGGCGAGGTCGGCGGGCAGGTCACCACCTTTTTGGGGCGTACCTCACCCGCGCCAGACGAACGTTTCAAACGGACGGTCGCAGACCGTTCTACCCCGGCGGCGGAGTCGCGCGCTGTCTCCCTTTCTCGCTCTTACGGGCGTATGACCCGCAATTTTGTGGTGCAGGGAACGGCTGCGGAATGGGCGCTGTGCTGGATGGGCAGGGTGCGTTCGCGTCTGCTGACCGAGACGGTTTTCGGCATGCCTATGCGCACCAAAATTGTCTATTTTCTGCACGATGAGCTGCTGCTGTGCGGCCCCAAGCTTGAGGCGGAGCGTGTCGAGAGGATTCTGCGGGAGTCTGCTGCAGAGGCGGCGCGCCTGCTTTTCGGGACGGTGCCGGTGGAATTCCCGGTCTCAGTGACGGTCACAACCAACTATGCCGAAGGTAAATAG
- a CDS encoding SDR family oxidoreductase, translating to MKIALVGATGTAGRATAHAAQQAGHEVIALSRATGIDLHTGEGLAEALNGTQVVIDTSNAFPADPAASLVDTFSDVTKTLEKACQHAGVQHLVHLSICNIDHPAFDDFDYYLAKRAQEKVLEDSSLPHSIVRSAQWMEFALNPAAVTQTETNVKVQNWLIQPIAVETVAKVLVQTATESPRNRQIAGPEQIWLPELTQTYLHAIGDRREVSVVDPVLDALAEGVLLAPKNAELLGPTVAQWAEDQTPTNR from the coding sequence ATGAAGATCGCTCTTGTAGGTGCCACCGGAACAGCTGGTCGCGCCACCGCTCACGCCGCCCAGCAAGCAGGTCACGAGGTCATTGCTCTCTCTCGTGCCACAGGCATCGATCTGCATACCGGAGAAGGACTAGCTGAGGCTCTGAACGGCACCCAGGTGGTCATTGACACGTCCAATGCTTTTCCTGCAGACCCCGCGGCCAGCCTGGTTGATACTTTTTCAGACGTTACCAAAACCCTGGAGAAAGCCTGCCAGCATGCTGGGGTACAGCATCTGGTTCACCTTTCCATCTGCAATATTGACCACCCCGCATTTGACGATTTTGACTACTATCTCGCCAAGCGAGCGCAGGAGAAGGTTTTAGAGGACAGTTCCCTTCCGCACTCCATCGTCCGTTCTGCGCAGTGGATGGAGTTTGCTCTTAACCCTGCAGCCGTCACACAGACCGAGACCAACGTGAAGGTTCAAAACTGGCTGATTCAACCCATCGCTGTGGAGACTGTGGCAAAGGTACTCGTTCAAACTGCGACCGAAAGCCCGCGCAACCGGCAGATCGCTGGACCCGAGCAAATCTGGCTTCCAGAACTGACCCAAACCTACCTGCACGCCATAGGTGATCGTCGAGAAGTCAGCGTTGTAGATCCTGTCTTAGATGCGCTCGCTGAGGGTGTTCTGCTTGCCCCCAAGAATGCAGAGTTACTTGGGCCCACGGTCGCTCAGTGGGCGGAGGATCAGACACCCACAAACAGGTGA
- a CDS encoding MarP family serine protease: MSATFSPLDIIIPVILVLYFIAGLRSGFFTTLGTFIGLALGVCAAAWLIPLAVAAVGSKWGLITAIGILILCLTLGQWLGLIGGRSLRRVTDITPLKGVERFFGGVLNVAACALVLVVLTLTMRTVPLPQFNAALNNSKTLSWMVENTPDGLRNGIENIRNDVLASGTIPEVRQLIAPETSAPTQGVETEALNNASASVVQILGAAEQCGYTSTGSGFVVDHGLIATNAHVLSGVNSPMVRDQRGRTWQGEVVYMDTAQDLAFIRVPGMNLDPLPIGRNANPGETVTFMGYPQGGPFKALPATVQGVGNTQTIDVETGKPNPMRQVYQLAADVQHGNSGGPVLDENGNVVGVVFGKAPDGESSTGQTGYAITASTLKQALEAGGSNTASVATGTCKN, translated from the coding sequence ATGTCAGCAACTTTTAGCCCCCTTGACATTATTATTCCTGTCATTCTCGTGCTTTATTTCATCGCCGGTCTGCGCAGTGGCTTCTTCACCACGCTAGGCACCTTTATTGGTCTTGCTCTAGGCGTATGCGCCGCCGCGTGGCTCATCCCGCTTGCCGTTGCGGCTGTGGGATCTAAATGGGGGCTGATTACCGCTATCGGTATCCTGATTCTCTGCCTAACGCTGGGGCAGTGGTTGGGACTCATTGGAGGCCGCAGCCTGCGCCGCGTCACAGATATAACCCCGCTTAAAGGCGTGGAACGTTTCTTTGGCGGCGTGCTCAATGTTGCCGCCTGCGCGCTTGTGCTCGTGGTTTTGACGCTCACGATGCGCACCGTACCCCTGCCGCAGTTCAACGCCGCGTTGAACAACTCAAAGACCCTCTCATGGATGGTCGAGAACACCCCGGATGGTCTGCGCAACGGTATCGAAAATATTCGTAATGATGTGCTCGCATCCGGCACTATTCCCGAGGTGCGCCAGCTGATTGCCCCAGAAACTAGCGCACCAACCCAGGGCGTAGAGACGGAGGCGCTCAATAACGCATCTGCCTCTGTTGTGCAGATTCTTGGCGCCGCCGAACAGTGCGGATACACTTCAACCGGTTCCGGGTTCGTGGTGGATCATGGGCTTATCGCAACGAACGCACACGTGCTTTCGGGCGTGAACTCGCCTATGGTGAGGGATCAGCGCGGGCGCACCTGGCAGGGCGAGGTGGTCTATATGGATACCGCCCAGGATCTTGCCTTTATCCGCGTGCCCGGGATGAACCTGGATCCGCTGCCGATCGGCAGGAACGCTAATCCTGGCGAGACCGTAACCTTCATGGGTTACCCCCAGGGTGGACCGTTCAAGGCGCTCCCTGCGACCGTGCAGGGTGTGGGCAATACCCAGACCATTGACGTAGAGACCGGTAAGCCTAACCCGATGCGCCAGGTCTACCAGCTTGCCGCAGATGTGCAGCACGGTAACTCCGGCGGTCCTGTTCTTGACGAGAACGGTAACGTTGTGGGTGTGGTCTTCGGTAAAGCTCCTGACGGTGAAAGCAGCACGGGGCAGACCGGTTATGCGATAACCGCATCTACTCTGAAGCAGGCGCTTGAGGCTGGCGGCAGCAACACCGCTTCCGTGGCGACCGGAACCTGCAAGAACTAA
- a CDS encoding NUDIX hydrolase, with amino-acid sequence MPNTLNTAAEQARDALANLAAGKLDFKIESLMRYAPTSTLSKEAAVLVLFGVLDDEPSASADFDGCPDCVGENLDVLLLVRADTLRSHAGQPAFPGGKIDPEDYELARQQGVPVGRIAALREAVEETGLDPAGVEILGELPTLPLAVSDFRVTPVLGWWASPTRVGVVDTNESALIARVPVRDLLNPANRHTAYVKRGRITHKTPAFEVVHSGGDARVEFTVWGFTAIVLDKIFDALTWTVPWDASVLKPAPVSG; translated from the coding sequence GTGCCTAACACCCTGAACACCGCCGCCGAACAAGCCCGCGATGCACTCGCGAACCTTGCCGCAGGAAAACTCGATTTCAAGATAGAATCCCTCATGCGGTACGCACCCACCAGTACCCTCTCCAAAGAGGCGGCAGTGCTCGTTCTCTTCGGAGTACTCGATGATGAACCGAGCGCATCCGCAGACTTTGACGGATGCCCGGACTGCGTGGGAGAGAACCTGGACGTTCTGCTTTTGGTGCGGGCGGATACTCTGCGCTCACACGCCGGGCAGCCTGCATTCCCGGGCGGCAAAATCGACCCCGAGGATTACGAACTGGCGCGCCAGCAGGGAGTTCCGGTAGGGCGCATCGCCGCCCTGCGCGAGGCCGTGGAAGAGACCGGGCTTGACCCTGCGGGTGTTGAAATTCTGGGGGAGCTGCCGACCCTGCCGCTTGCCGTGAGCGATTTCAGGGTGACCCCGGTGCTGGGGTGGTGGGCTTCACCCACGCGGGTTGGCGTGGTCGATACGAACGAGTCTGCCCTGATTGCGCGGGTGCCTGTGCGAGATTTGCTCAACCCCGCCAACCGGCATACGGCATATGTGAAGCGCGGGCGCATAACCCATAAAACCCCGGCGTTTGAGGTCGTGCACTCTGGCGGTGATGCGCGGGTCGAGTTCACCGTGTGGGGATTCACTGCGATCGTGCTCGATAAGATTTTTGATGCGCTCACCTGGACAGTACCGTGGGATGCTTCGGTACTTAAACCTGCGCCCGTATCTGGGTAA
- a CDS encoding Crp/Fnr family transcriptional regulator — protein sequence MDLDILRRSPLFATLDDAAFKLLTDDIQEIDLSRNAVLFYEGDQGDQLFAVLSGKVKLGRTAADGRENMVALMGPGDVFGEMALFDPSPRSTNAVAVSETRLAAIKHESFKRAQRQDPSISDQVIKTLARRLRHSNEALADLVFSDVPGRLAKALLDLADRFGRPATDGILVAHELTQEELAQLVGASRETVNKALAEFVSRGWIRLEARAVVILDLPRLRQRSR from the coding sequence ATGGATCTCGATATCCTTCGTCGTTCCCCGCTTTTCGCGACTCTCGATGACGCCGCGTTCAAGCTGCTTACAGACGATATCCAAGAAATTGATTTGTCCCGCAACGCCGTGCTCTTCTACGAGGGCGATCAGGGCGACCAGCTCTTTGCTGTGCTCTCCGGCAAGGTCAAGCTCGGGCGCACCGCCGCAGATGGGCGCGAAAACATGGTTGCACTCATGGGACCCGGTGACGTCTTCGGCGAGATGGCGCTCTTCGACCCCTCCCCCCGCTCCACCAACGCCGTAGCGGTCTCCGAAACACGCCTGGCCGCTATTAAGCACGAATCCTTCAAACGTGCACAGCGACAGGACCCCAGCATCTCCGACCAGGTTATCAAGACCCTAGCACGCCGCCTGCGCCATTCCAACGAAGCGCTGGCAGACCTCGTCTTCTCCGACGTCCCCGGTCGCCTCGCCAAGGCTCTCCTCGACCTTGCAGACCGCTTCGGGCGCCCCGCAACCGACGGCATCCTCGTTGCCCACGAACTCACCCAGGAAGAGCTGGCACAGCTTGTCGGTGCATCCCGCGAGACCGTTAATAAGGCACTGGCAGAGTTCGTTTCCCGCGGTTGGATTCGCCTAGAGGCTCGCGCAGTCGTGATTCTCGATTTGCCGCGACTGCGCCAACGCTCGCGCTAA
- a CDS encoding NUDIX hydrolase, whose amino-acid sequence MTTTPSQKLYTGVVPVVGEERKPRIFTGRSSAPAARTEQIQRLYKIPEFMRTAAETWASEGGEDAGACSLRQAASVIFVRDGEDGLETILTYRPGSSPLGVVAFPGGTVTPGDDDATPWYGPTPDEWSAKFKFKNVTCARRTVIAAIRESFEETGLLLAGEDGQNVAESGAGEEQMSQREAIADQDKSFGQFLTSSGLKLRTDLLRPVSRWQSPDFFHKRYDIAYFTTVVPVGQNAKLLEGKGVWGSWVNVRTLMESRDTSELGDRIGQPNTVGKTLEELVTPAVMCMLESLAASETGVSWLAKRRTVEVKKPVLVKNDGACMLSFTEVVPVSSKTGTLGTVGPLKSASVATS is encoded by the coding sequence ATGACTACGACACCTTCTCAGAAGCTGTACACCGGAGTAGTTCCGGTGGTTGGTGAAGAACGGAAGCCGCGCATCTTTACCGGGCGGTCTTCTGCACCTGCCGCACGTACCGAGCAGATTCAGCGTCTTTATAAAATCCCGGAGTTTATGCGCACCGCCGCCGAAACCTGGGCATCCGAGGGCGGTGAGGATGCTGGGGCATGCTCGCTCCGCCAAGCAGCGTCAGTCATCTTTGTGCGTGACGGCGAAGACGGTCTTGAAACCATTCTGACCTACCGTCCGGGGTCCTCACCCTTGGGCGTTGTCGCTTTTCCGGGCGGTACCGTGACCCCCGGCGACGACGACGCAACCCCCTGGTATGGTCCGACCCCCGACGAATGGTCTGCCAAGTTCAAATTCAAAAACGTAACCTGCGCGCGCCGCACCGTGATAGCTGCTATTCGCGAGTCCTTTGAAGAGACCGGTCTGCTTCTTGCCGGTGAGGACGGGCAGAACGTCGCCGAGAGCGGCGCGGGTGAAGAACAGATGAGTCAGCGTGAGGCAATCGCCGATCAAGACAAGAGCTTCGGGCAGTTCCTAACCTCAAGCGGGCTGAAACTGCGTACAGACCTGTTGCGCCCGGTATCGCGCTGGCAGTCGCCAGACTTCTTCCATAAACGCTACGATATCGCCTATTTCACCACGGTTGTTCCTGTGGGGCAGAACGCCAAGCTGCTGGAAGGCAAGGGTGTGTGGGGCAGTTGGGTGAATGTGCGCACGCTCATGGAGAGTAGGGATACCTCGGAACTGGGGGACCGTATCGGGCAGCCGAATACGGTGGGTAAGACCCTTGAGGAACTGGTGACTCCCGCCGTGATGTGCATGCTTGAGTCGCTCGCCGCCTCAGAAACCGGGGTATCGTGGCTGGCAAAGCGTCGTACTGTTGAGGTGAAGAAGCCCGTGCTCGTGAAGAATGACGGCGCGTGTATGCTTTCGTTTACTGAAGTTGTGCCGGTGTCATCTAAAACAGGAACGCTTGGCACAGTCGGTCCACTCAAGTCGGCCTCTGTTGCCACCTCATAA
- a CDS encoding NADP-dependent oxidoreductase, which yields MIRKIQYNAYGDPSVLEMVESDEPTPGEGEVRVTVKAVGLNPIDLKTFEGYKPLRVAETSNRLRHPSWWFGRGPARFPKGVGRDFSGVIDALGPGVNNVAVGDTVLGTLRSTPGSGVTKGSLAEKLVTSAQNIVAKPENLNFEVAAALGVAGESACGAFRAIDLKPEDVLVISAASGGVGAVAVQLAVHRGATVIGIASEKNAEFVRSLGAIPVAYGDGLKERILKAAPTPVTKMLDCYGGDYIPLGAELGLKGSAMGTLIPTPKAMIKGAQFTGARHAQPGDLKEVADLVASGDIDVTLAHVYPFKLESIRDGYKELGTGHVRGKLVVTIP from the coding sequence ATGATTCGCAAAATTCAGTACAACGCCTACGGCGATCCCAGCGTCCTAGAAATGGTTGAGTCAGACGAGCCTACACCGGGCGAAGGTGAAGTCCGTGTGACGGTCAAAGCGGTTGGACTGAACCCCATAGATCTGAAAACTTTTGAGGGGTATAAGCCGCTTCGTGTCGCAGAGACGAGCAACCGTTTGCGTCACCCGTCCTGGTGGTTTGGCCGCGGTCCCGCACGTTTTCCGAAGGGTGTGGGGCGTGACTTCTCTGGTGTGATAGATGCCCTCGGCCCCGGTGTGAACAATGTTGCTGTGGGCGATACGGTACTGGGAACCCTGCGCAGCACTCCCGGCTCCGGCGTGACGAAAGGCTCACTGGCTGAGAAACTGGTGACTTCTGCCCAGAATATTGTTGCGAAACCTGAGAACCTGAACTTTGAGGTTGCCGCAGCCTTGGGTGTCGCCGGGGAGAGCGCATGCGGGGCGTTCCGTGCAATCGATCTGAAACCCGAGGACGTGCTGGTTATCAGTGCCGCATCCGGCGGTGTGGGAGCCGTGGCGGTTCAGCTTGCGGTGCATCGGGGAGCAACAGTTATCGGTATCGCATCGGAGAAAAACGCGGAGTTTGTGCGCTCTCTAGGGGCTATTCCGGTTGCATACGGTGACGGTTTGAAAGAACGTATTCTCAAGGCAGCACCGACCCCAGTTACGAAAATGCTTGACTGCTACGGTGGTGACTACATTCCGTTAGGGGCAGAGCTCGGACTGAAAGGGTCCGCGATGGGCACGCTGATTCCTACACCGAAGGCGATGATAAAAGGCGCGCAGTTTACGGGGGCGCGGCATGCGCAACCCGGTGACCTGAAAGAAGTCGCCGATCTGGTGGCATCGGGAGATATTGACGTGACCTTAGCGCATGTGTACCCGTTCAAGCTTGAATCCATCCGTGACGGCTATAAGGAACTGGGCACGGGGCATGTGCGCGGTAAACTTGTGGTCACTATTCCCTAA